One genomic region from Pagrus major chromosome 24, Pma_NU_1.0 encodes:
- the col8a1b gene encoding uncharacterized protein col8a1b isoform X1, translated as MVAVPLRSFYLLITVFQLCLLHFAHGGAYYGHKQPPQQHQPLPQYNDGYPQQQFMGNEMPHLPYGKEGPLLPQYGKELPQLPLQMGKERPLTDSKGQTFPRGAKGPPPPGPGGEGLREGPQGVQGPTGPPGPPGPQGPSGLPGQGMPGLPGKPGPPGPQGYPGIGKPGMPGLPGKPGGPGLPGPKGDLGPNGGEGPTGLSGPPGLPGPPGLPGISKPGGQGLPGQGGHRGEPGQKGPPGLPGPQGSKGDKGLGLPGLPGLKGPSGPPGPPGNAGIPGVGKPGLNGLPGQPGIPGKPGPPGEPGMAGPPGESGQSGVPGLPGIGKPGIDGVRGQPGLSGGKGEPGPPGLPGGPGLPGYGKPGFPGPKGHKGHAGLPGPPGLKGDKGHGGLPGVIGPTGPSGIPGPPGPIGPSGSLGFPGQKGEDGLMGSKGYPGVKGDLGPPGLPGQPGLSGADGQPGQRGFQGPIGPKGEPGMRGLPGAPGGAGVSGPRGESGQPGEKGHQGPQGIPGLTGPGGPIGPPGLPGQKGESGLHGAPGYPGEGKQGVPGQIGPQGKPGPSGPAGLPGPPGQPGPPGPPGLPATSPDLGQILPVSGPHSSQKQVYKKNGGDISGNGPEMPAFTAKLTNPFPPVGSPVIFDKLLHNGNQDYNPQTGIFTCSVPGVYYFAYHVHCKGGNVWVALMKNNEPVMYTYDEYKKGLLDQASGSAVLPLRHGDTVHIQLPSDQAAGLYAGQYVHSTFSGYLLYPM; from the exons ATGGTGGCTGTCCCCCTCCGTTCTTTCTATCTGCTCATCACAGTGTTCCAGCTGTGTTTACTACACTTTGCCCATGGTGGGGCGTATTATGGACATAAACAACCGCCTCAACAACACCAGCCCTTGCCACAGTACAATGATGGGTATCCTCAGCAACAGTTTATGGGGAATGAGATGCCACACCTGCCTTACGGCAAAGAAGGCCCATTACTGCCTCAGTATGGGAAAGAGCTTCCTCAGCTGCCTTTGCAAATGGGCAAAGAGAGGCCACTGACTGATAGCAAAG GACAAACATTCCCCAGAGGGGCTAAAGGTCCACCTCCCCCTGGTCCTGGTGGAGAAGGTCTCAGAGAGGGACCTCAAGGAGTTCAGGGCCCCACGGGACCACCAGGACCACCAGGACCACAAGGCCCCTCTGGGCTACCAGGCCAAGGAATGCCAGGATTGCCAGGAAAGCCAGGGCCTCCTGGTCCTCAAGGCTACCCAGGAATTGGAAAACCTGGCATGCCAGGATTGCCAGGTAAACCGGGAGGACCTGGATTACCAGGACCAAAAGGTGACCTTGGTCCTAATGGTGGTGAAGGACCAACTGGACTTTCTGGGCCTCCAGGGCTCCCAGGTCCTCCTGGACTACCTGGGATATCAAAACCTGGAGGTCAGGGGCTGCCCGGACAGGGAGGTCATCGAGGGGAGCCTGGCCAAAAAGGTCCACCAGGGCTTCCTGGTCCTCAAGGCTCCAAAGGGGATAAGGGACTTGGTCTACCTGGTTTGCCAGGTTTAAAAGGACCTAGTGGACCACCAGGCCCACCTGGAAATGCGGGCATCCCTGGGGTTGGAAAACCTGGCCTTAATGGTCTCCCTGGACAGCCAGGGATACCAGGAAAACCTGGTCCTCCTGGAGAGCCAGGAATGGCAGGGCCACCAGGTGAAAGTGGTCAATCAGGAGTACCAGGCTTACCAGGAATTGGAAAACCAGGAATAGATGGTGTCAGAGGGCAACCAGGACTGTCTGGAGGTAAAGGGGAACCAGGCCCTCCTGGTTTACCAGGGGGTCCAGGCTTGCCAGGCTATGGTAAACCAGGGTTTCCTGGACCTAAGGGTCACAAGGGGCATGCTGGTCTCCCTGGACCTCCAGGTCTTAAAGGTGATAAAGGTCACGGAGGTCTTCCTGGGGTCATCGGCCCCACTGGACCTAGTGGTATTCCTGGCCCACCGGGTCCAATAGGGCCTTCTGGTAGTCTTGGCTTCCCAGGGCAAAAGGGAGAAGATGGTTTAATGGGATCAAAAGGATATCCTGGAGTTAAGGGTGATTTAGGACCTCCAGGTCTTCCAGGACAGCCAGGTTTATCAGGAGCAGATGGGCAACCAGGACAAAGAGGTTTTCAAGGACCCATTGGCCCCAAAGGAGAACCTGGAATGAGGGGTTTACCTGGTGCCCCTGGTGGTGCAGGAGTATCTGGACCAAGAGGAGAGAGTGGACAACCTGGAGAAAAAGGCCACCAGGGACCACAGGGTATCCCAGGGCTTACAGGACCAGGGGGACCAATTGGACCTCCTGGGCTACCCGGGCAGAAAGGCGAATCAGGCCTGCATGGTGCACCTGGCTATCCTGGTGAGGGAAAGCAAGGAGTCCCTGGTCAAATTGGTCCTCAAGGTAAACCTGGTCCAAGTGGCCCCGCTGGACTTCCCGGGCCACCAGGACAACCTGGACCCCCTGGTCCTCCAGGACTACCTGCTACATCTCCTGACCTCGGACAGATCCTGCCCGTGTCCGGCCCACACAGTAGCCAAAAACAAGTGTACAAAAAGAATGGAGGGGACATTAGTGGAAATGGCCCAGAGATGCCTGCGTTCACGGCTAAGCTCACAAATCCATTCCCTCCTGTTGGCTCCCCTGTCATCTTTGACAAACTCCTTCACAATGGCAATCAGGACTACAATCCCCAAACTGGTATTTTCACCTGTAGTGTACCAGGGGTCTACTACTTTGCTTACCACGTCCACTGCAAAGGAGGTAATGTGTGGGTGGCACTGATGAAGAACAATGAACCAGTCATGTACACATATGATGAATACAAAAAGGGCTTGCTGGATCAGGCATCAGGGAGTGCTGTACTCCCGTTACGACATGGAGATACTGTGCATATACAGCTGCCATCCGACCAGGCTGCAGGACTTTATGCTGGTCAATATGTCCATTCCACATTTTCTGGGTACTTATTGTACCCAATGTAA
- the col8a1b gene encoding uncharacterized protein col8a1b isoform X2 produces MGNEMPHLPYGKEGPLLPQYGKELPQLPLQMGKERPLTDSKGEVNILGPQGVQGPTGPPGPPGPQGPSGLPGQGMPGLPGKPGPPGPQGYPGIGKPGMPGLPGKPGGPGLPGPKGDLGPNGGEGPTGLSGPPGLPGPPGLPGISKPGGQGLPGQGGHRGEPGQKGPPGLPGPQGSKGDKGLGLPGLPGLKGPSGPPGPPGNAGIPGVGKPGLNGLPGQPGIPGKPGPPGEPGMAGPPGESGQSGVPGLPGIGKPGIDGVRGQPGLSGGKGEPGPPGLPGGPGLPGYGKPGFPGPKGHKGHAGLPGPPGLKGDKGHGGLPGVIGPTGPSGIPGPPGPIGPSGSLGFPGQKGEDGLMGSKGYPGVKGDLGPPGLPGQPGLSGADGQPGQRGFQGPIGPKGEPGMRGLPGAPGGAGVSGPRGESGQPGEKGHQGPQGIPGLTGPGGPIGPPGLPGQKGESGLHGAPGYPGEGKQGVPGQIGPQGKPGPSGPAGLPGPPGQPGPPGPPGLPATSPDLGQILPVSGPHSSQKQVYKKNGGDISGNGPEMPAFTAKLTNPFPPVGSPVIFDKLLHNGNQDYNPQTGIFTCSVPGVYYFAYHVHCKGGNVWVALMKNNEPVMYTYDEYKKGLLDQASGSAVLPLRHGDTVHIQLPSDQAAGLYAGQYVHSTFSGYLLYPM; encoded by the exons ATGGGGAATGAGATGCCACACCTGCCTTACGGCAAAGAAGGCCCATTACTGCCTCAGTATGGGAAAGAGCTTCCTCAGCTGCCTTTGCAAATGGGCAAAGAGAGGCCACTGACTGATAGCAAAGGTGAGGTCAACATTCTT GGACCTCAAGGAGTTCAGGGCCCCACGGGACCACCAGGACCACCAGGACCACAAGGCCCCTCTGGGCTACCAGGCCAAGGAATGCCAGGATTGCCAGGAAAGCCAGGGCCTCCTGGTCCTCAAGGCTACCCAGGAATTGGAAAACCTGGCATGCCAGGATTGCCAGGTAAACCGGGAGGACCTGGATTACCAGGACCAAAAGGTGACCTTGGTCCTAATGGTGGTGAAGGACCAACTGGACTTTCTGGGCCTCCAGGGCTCCCAGGTCCTCCTGGACTACCTGGGATATCAAAACCTGGAGGTCAGGGGCTGCCCGGACAGGGAGGTCATCGAGGGGAGCCTGGCCAAAAAGGTCCACCAGGGCTTCCTGGTCCTCAAGGCTCCAAAGGGGATAAGGGACTTGGTCTACCTGGTTTGCCAGGTTTAAAAGGACCTAGTGGACCACCAGGCCCACCTGGAAATGCGGGCATCCCTGGGGTTGGAAAACCTGGCCTTAATGGTCTCCCTGGACAGCCAGGGATACCAGGAAAACCTGGTCCTCCTGGAGAGCCAGGAATGGCAGGGCCACCAGGTGAAAGTGGTCAATCAGGAGTACCAGGCTTACCAGGAATTGGAAAACCAGGAATAGATGGTGTCAGAGGGCAACCAGGACTGTCTGGAGGTAAAGGGGAACCAGGCCCTCCTGGTTTACCAGGGGGTCCAGGCTTGCCAGGCTATGGTAAACCAGGGTTTCCTGGACCTAAGGGTCACAAGGGGCATGCTGGTCTCCCTGGACCTCCAGGTCTTAAAGGTGATAAAGGTCACGGAGGTCTTCCTGGGGTCATCGGCCCCACTGGACCTAGTGGTATTCCTGGCCCACCGGGTCCAATAGGGCCTTCTGGTAGTCTTGGCTTCCCAGGGCAAAAGGGAGAAGATGGTTTAATGGGATCAAAAGGATATCCTGGAGTTAAGGGTGATTTAGGACCTCCAGGTCTTCCAGGACAGCCAGGTTTATCAGGAGCAGATGGGCAACCAGGACAAAGAGGTTTTCAAGGACCCATTGGCCCCAAAGGAGAACCTGGAATGAGGGGTTTACCTGGTGCCCCTGGTGGTGCAGGAGTATCTGGACCAAGAGGAGAGAGTGGACAACCTGGAGAAAAAGGCCACCAGGGACCACAGGGTATCCCAGGGCTTACAGGACCAGGGGGACCAATTGGACCTCCTGGGCTACCCGGGCAGAAAGGCGAATCAGGCCTGCATGGTGCACCTGGCTATCCTGGTGAGGGAAAGCAAGGAGTCCCTGGTCAAATTGGTCCTCAAGGTAAACCTGGTCCAAGTGGCCCCGCTGGACTTCCCGGGCCACCAGGACAACCTGGACCCCCTGGTCCTCCAGGACTACCTGCTACATCTCCTGACCTCGGACAGATCCTGCCCGTGTCCGGCCCACACAGTAGCCAAAAACAAGTGTACAAAAAGAATGGAGGGGACATTAGTGGAAATGGCCCAGAGATGCCTGCGTTCACGGCTAAGCTCACAAATCCATTCCCTCCTGTTGGCTCCCCTGTCATCTTTGACAAACTCCTTCACAATGGCAATCAGGACTACAATCCCCAAACTGGTATTTTCACCTGTAGTGTACCAGGGGTCTACTACTTTGCTTACCACGTCCACTGCAAAGGAGGTAATGTGTGGGTGGCACTGATGAAGAACAATGAACCAGTCATGTACACATATGATGAATACAAAAAGGGCTTGCTGGATCAGGCATCAGGGAGTGCTGTACTCCCGTTACGACATGGAGATACTGTGCATATACAGCTGCCATCCGACCAGGCTGCAGGACTTTATGCTGGTCAATATGTCCATTCCACATTTTCTGGGTACTTATTGTACCCAATGTAA
- the LOC140992163 gene encoding NF-kappa-B inhibitor zeta-like, whose translation MLDSGGSETRGFLSMGTNYMNDKGFLTSDPRPPQYLQKRNTVKELLMMKRQKWSCSQDNNNMEHKFKRAKSEAISPDISPHLLEPPAQVYSNMTNEYAPENGHITPQQMQHPALQEQVSPTSEVKATLFHWQIQKETRRVGGLSPELLSTQDGDGDTFLHIAVAQGKRALAYVLATNMARCGSLDMKEHNGQTALHIAAAANQHLIVQDLLAHGAQINTRDLWGRSPLHVCAEKGHFLSLQSIWKTLMKSGQTIDVEMLNYDGLTPLHVAVMSHNAVAKELRHLENPCLYMTKEMVQKKQTYVECIKILLLMGASIGTKDPKSGRTCLHMAAEEANVELFNILLDQPSSLSIVNVKTFSGNTALHVVSSLQNHRSQVEVVKLLMRRGADPGTRNLENELPSQLTPEGLIGEKVRQILKGKYFHA comes from the exons GTTTTCTTACGTCTGATCCCAGACCACCACAATATCTCCAAAAGAGAAACACCGTGAAAGAACTACTAATGATGAAACGCCAG AAATGGAGCTGCTcacaagacaacaacaacatggagCATAAATTTAAGAGAGCAAAATCTGAAGCTATTTCCCCTGACATCAGTCCTCATCTGTTGGAGCCTCCGGCACAAGTATACTCCAATATGACGAATGAATACGCTCCCGAAAATGGTCACATCACTCCACAACAAATGCAACATCCAGCTCTGCAGGAACAAGTCTCTCCGACTTCTGAGGTCAAAGCCACTTTATTTCACTGGCaaatacagaaagagacacGGAGAGTTGGAGGACTTTCTCCTGAGCTGCTGAGCACGCAGGATGGAGATGGTGACAC GTTTCTTCACATAGCAGTGGCACAAGGTAAACGGGCTCTGGCTTATGTGCTTGCTACAAACATGGCTAGATGTGGCTCCCTGGACATGAAAGAACACAATGGGCAG ACAGCTCTTCATATAGCAGCTGCCGCCAATCAGCACTTGATTGTCCAGGACCTGCTGGCACATGGAGCACAAATCAACACTCGAGACCTCTGGGGACGCTCTCcgttgcatgtgtgtgcagagaaaGGCCACTTTCTCAGTCTTCAG AGCATCTGGAAGACCCTAATGAAAAGCGGGCAAACGATTGATGTTGAAATGCTCAATTATGATG GTTTAACTCCGCTTCATGTAGCAGTCATGTCTCACAACGCCGTTGCTAAAGAGCTGAGGCATCTGGAAAATCCCTGTTTGTATATGACAAAGGAGATGGTGCAGAAGAAGCAGACGTATGTTGAATGTATTAAGATTCTGCTGCTCATGGGCGCCTCCATCGGGACAAAG GATCCAAAAAGTGGACGGACGTGTCTTCACATGGCTGCTGAGGAGGCCAATGTGGAGCTGTTTAACATTTTACTTGACCAACCATCTTCACTGTCAATTGTAAATGTTAAG ACGTTCAGTGGAAACACAGCCCTGCACGTCGTCAGCTCTTTGCAAAATCATAGAAGTCAAGTAGAAGTGGTGAAGCTGCTGATGAGAAGAGGGGCGGACCCCGGCACCAGGAACTTAGAAAACGAACTGCCGTCCCAGCTGACGCCTGAAGGACTCATTGGTGAAAAG gtGCGTCAGATCCTGAAAGGAAAGTATTTTCACGCTTAG
- the jagn1b gene encoding protein jagunal homolog 1-B, with product MASRAGPRATGTDGSDFQHRERVASHYQMSVALKSEIRKLNIVHLLIWVLMAAQVIVSQLSLVSHKVVASPYQWEYPYLLSIIPTVFCFLALPRNNISYLVISMISAGLFCIAPLIYGSMEMFPVAQQLYRHGKAYRFIFGFSAVSVMYLVIVIAVQVHAWQIYYSKKLLDQWFTSTQDKKKK from the exons ATGGCTTCTCGAGCAGGTCCGAGAGCGACGGGCACAGACGGCAGCGACTTCCAGCACCGGGAGCGGGTCGCTTCGCACTACCAGATGAG TGTTGCCTTGAAGTCTGAAATCCGTAAACTCAACATCGTCCATCTGCTGATCTGGGTTCTGATGGCAGCTCAG GTGATAGTTAGCCAGCTGAGCCTGGTGTCCCACAAGGTCGTAGCCTCTCCCTACCAGTGGGAGTACCCCTACCTCCTCAGCATAATCCCTACAGTCTTCTGCTTCTTGGCATTGCCCCGCAACAACATCAGCTACCTGGTTATCTCCATGATCAGCGCAGGGCTTTTCTGCATAGCCCCGCTGATCTACGGCTCCATGGAGATGTTCCCGGTGGCACAGCAGCTCTATCGGCACGGCAAAGCCTACCGCTTCATCTTCGGCTTCTCTGCTGTTTCGGTCATGTACCTGGTGATCGTTATTGCTGTGCAGGTGCACGCCTGGCAGATCTACTACAGCAAGAAGCTGCTGGACCAGTGGTTCACCAGCACacaggacaagaagaagaaataa